A region of Salvelinus namaycush isolate Seneca chromosome 9, SaNama_1.0, whole genome shotgun sequence DNA encodes the following proteins:
- the LOC120053876 gene encoding U3 small nucleolar RNA-associated protein 4 homolog has protein sequence MGEFKVHRVRFFDYMPAAIRAMAFNAHTERLALGRMDGSVEIFNFADHYFQEKVIPGKDSRSIEALCWVGGRLFSAGLNGEVTEYDLESLRPKYSLEAYGGPIWTITSNSQGAHLAIGCEDGTVKLFEVLEESIQFERNLDRQKGRILSISWHPSGAQIAAGMMDMIRVFDVPTGRAVQRLLVDRGFGGSKSRETVVWSVVFLSDFTIISGDSAGKVQVWDGHTGTLVKTHLVTKWDVLALSVSKDESSVVAGTSEGTVIQFQFIAPTLQQQDKEWVRTRTFKNHTHDVRALAEIETAIVSGGMDTQLVVRPLLEKFDERSHASALRKIHFPHRNLVFCAKKAGLLLFQFPGQLELWRLGESDGHGKPGDSLPLKRKPEKLLHLKRKGEDHICCSALSSCGGWLAYSTMSSVRLYRLQTDNNDISITKVPKLPKVLRSAHQLCFSSDSSKLFAASSQSSVLVIALSQSECKYVHTLKPKSGSRQPIHLMTNSVDGKWLSTANSDCEIHVYNVQKLKLHCIVPVYGSCPSAMGIHPTTNNLTMVHADQQIFEYSIVEKQYTDWSRKLQKQGLHNLWLDRDTPVTHVTFNPKNPEQILLHDMHMFCIIDQSLPLPDQKTQFYNQMTLRSLSEQGRPSHLHAFKICKTFQDLLSVSLLDDQSLVMVERPLLAITSQLPAPVRQKKFAT, from the exons ATGGGGGAATTTAAAGTGCACCGGGTTCGATTTTTCGACTACATGCCAGCTGCCATCAGAGCTATGGCATTCAATGCCCACACAGAGAGATTGGCCCTGGGACGAATGGATGGGAGTGTGGAGATTTTCAACTTCGCAGACCACTATTTCCAGGAAAAG GTTATTCCAGGGAAGGACTCCCGGTCAATCGAGGCCCTGTGTTGGGTTGGAGGACGCCTGTTCAGTGCTGGCCTAAATGGAGAGGTCACAGAATATGATCTGGAAAGCCTGAGACCCAAGTACTCCCTGGAGGCATATGGGGGCCCCATTTGGACCATCACCAGCAATTCTCAGGGGGCACACTTAGCA ATCGGATGTGAAGATGGGACAGTGAAATTGTTTGAGGTACTTGAAGAGAGCATTCAGTTTGAGCGCAATCTGGACAGACAGAAAG GTCGCATCTTATCCATCTCCTGGCACCCCTCTGGCGCACAGATTGCTGCTGGCATGATGGACATGATCCGTGTCTTTGATGTCCCGACAG GTCGTGCTGTACAGAGGCTCCTGGTGGACCGGGGCTTTGGAGGCTCTAAGAGTCGGGAGACTGTAGTCTGGAGTGTAGTCTTCCTGTCAGACTTTACTATCATCAGCGGTGACTCTGCTGGGAAGGTCCAAGTCTGGGACGGACACACCGGCACGCTCGTCAAAACACACCTGGTGACCAAGTGGGATGTGCTGGCACTGTCTGTCTCCAAG GATGAGAGCAGTGTGGTGGCAGGGACGTCAGAGGGTACTGTGATCCAGTTCCAGTTCATTGCTCCTACTCTGCAGCAGCAGGACAAGGAGTGGGTCAGAACCAGGACCTTCAAGAACCACACGCATGATGTCAGAGCCCTGGCTGAGATCGAGACCGCCATCGTCTCTGGAG GTATGGATACCCAGCTTGTAGTGAGACCCCTCTTGGAGAAGTTTGATGAGAGGTCACATGCTTCGGCACTTCGCAAGATCCACTTTCCCCAT CGGAATCTAGTATTTTGTGCAAAGAAGGCAGGGCTACTGCTCTTCCAGTTCCCTGGCCAGCTGGAGCTGTGGAGActgggagagagtgatggacatG GCAAGCCAGGAGACAGCTTGCCTCTGAAGAGGAAACCTGAGAAACTCCTCCATCTCAAGAGAAAG GGTGAGGATCATATCTGCTGCAGTGCTCTGTCCTCCTGTGGAGGATGGCTAGCATACTCCACCATGTCCAGTGTACGTCTCTACAGGCTGCAGACGGACAATAACGACATCAGTATAACCAAG GTACCCAAGCTTCCAAAGGTCCTGCGCTCTGCTCACCAGCTGTGTTTCTCTTCAGACTCCTCCAAACTGTTTGCTGCTTCCAGCCAATCATCAGTCCTCGTTATTGCCCTTAGCCAATCTGAGTGCAAGTATGTGCACACCCTCAAGCCTAAGTCAG GGTCCAGACAGCCCATTCACTTAATGACTAACAGTGTGGATGGGAAGTGGCTGTCGACAGCAAATAGTGACTGTGAGATCCACGTCTACAATGTACAGAAACTAAAG CTCCACTGTATAGTACCTGTGTATGGTTCCTGTCCCAGTGCCATGGGGATCCACCCCACCACCAACAACCTGACCATGGTGCACGCTGACCAACAG ATATTTGAGTACTCCATAGTGGAGAAGCAGTACACAGACTGGAGCCGAAAGCTTCAGAAGCAGGGGCTCCACAACTTGTGGTTGGACCGGGACACACCCGTCACCCACGTGACCTTCAACCCTAAAAATCCTGAACAGATCCTCTTGCACGACATGCACATGTTCTGCATCATCGACCAAAGTCTG CCCCTCCCTGACCAGAAGACGCAGTTCTACAATCAGATGACCCTCAGAAGCCTATCAGAGCAGGGGAGGCCCAGTCACCTCCATGCTTTCAAAATATGTAAAACCTTCCAG